A single Thermoanaerobacterium sp. RBIITD DNA region contains:
- a CDS encoding nitroreductase family protein codes for MEALDVLKQRRSVRVFEDKPIPKNILEDIIDCGRLAPTANNMQPWHFVVVTDKERLKYISEKATYGKFIKDAATCVIVYCESDNVHHLEDGAAATENIILAAKAYGISSCWVAGYDRTYEKDINEFLQVPSNLRMISIVPLGYSTQKPAARSKKPLTDVIHWEKF; via the coding sequence ATGGAAGCATTGGATGTTTTAAAACAAAGGAGAAGTGTGAGGGTTTTTGAAGATAAACCAATACCCAAAAACATACTTGAAGATATAATTGACTGCGGAAGGCTTGCACCAACAGCAAATAATATGCAGCCATGGCATTTTGTCGTTGTAACCGATAAAGAAAGGCTAAAATATATCTCGGAAAAGGCTACATATGGCAAATTTATTAAGGATGCGGCAACATGTGTTATTGTGTACTGTGAAAGTGACAATGTTCATCATCTTGAAGACGGTGCAGCTGCGACGGAGAATATTATACTTGCAGCAAAGGCTTATGGCATTAGCTCATGTTGGGTAGCAGGATATGATAGGACATACGAAAAAGACATAAATGAGTTTTTACAAGTTCCATCTAACTTAAGGATGATATCTATAGTTCCACTTGGCTACAGCACGCAGAAACCTGCAGCAAGAAGTAAAAAGCCATTGACAGATGTTATTCATTGGGAAAAATTTTAA
- a CDS encoding alpha/beta hydrolase, whose product MQKAVELTYGGKTLRGMMHIPNNANGKVPMVAIFHGFTGNKVESHFIFVKLSRKLEEADIGSVRFDFFGSGESDGDFSEMTFSGELEDARHIVEFVKSEPSTDLNNIGILGLSMGGAIAGIIANEFKDIVKSLVLWAPAFNMRDIVLLQAQGEAGEILKKQGFVDIGGHAISKDFVDDIASIDIYKRSKGYDKDVLIVHGTNDESVPYHVSDKILETIYTNNAKRITIKESDHTFTRLDWEKIAIDESVNFLKEKLK is encoded by the coding sequence ATGCAAAAAGCTGTAGAACTTACATATGGCGGCAAAACTTTAAGAGGTATGATGCACATACCAAATAATGCAAATGGGAAAGTTCCAATGGTAGCAATTTTTCATGGATTTACAGGCAATAAAGTAGAATCACATTTTATTTTTGTTAAATTATCAAGAAAGCTTGAAGAAGCTGATATAGGAAGTGTACGCTTTGACTTCTTTGGTTCTGGTGAAAGTGATGGAGATTTCAGTGAAATGACATTTAGCGGTGAATTAGAAGATGCAAGACATATAGTAGAATTTGTTAAAAGTGAACCATCGACAGACTTAAATAATATAGGAATACTTGGTTTAAGTATGGGTGGTGCAATTGCGGGAATAATTGCAAATGAGTTTAAAGATATTGTTAAATCACTAGTACTTTGGGCACCTGCTTTTAACATGAGAGATATTGTTTTGCTGCAAGCACAAGGTGAAGCTGGTGAAATATTGAAAAAGCAAGGTTTTGTTGATATTGGCGGACATGCAATAAGCAAGGATTTTGTTGATGATATTGCAAGTATTGATATTTATAAAAGGTCCAAAGGATATGATAAAGATGTACTTATCGTACATGGGACAAATGATGAATCTGTGCCATATCATGTATCAGATAAGATACTTGAGACAATATATACAAATAATGCAAAGAGGATAACAATAAAAGAGTCCGACCATACATTTACAAGACTTGACTGGGAGAAAATAGCTATTGACGAATCTGTTAACTTTTTAAAAGAAAAATTAAAATAA
- a CDS encoding manganese catalase family protein, translating to MWIYEKKLEYPVNVCKPDIKMAKFLIAQYGGPDGELAAALRYQTQRYTMPTGQAKGTLTDIGTEEFAHLEIIATMVFKLLKGVPVEELRKEGLGEHYTEHDRALFYTDTTGMIWTAAYIQVKGDVVADLHEDMAAEEKARATYEHLINLTDDPCVKDTLRFLREREVVHFQRFGETLDRVREYLKSKKFY from the coding sequence ATGTGGATTTATGAGAAAAAATTAGAATATCCAGTAAATGTATGTAAACCAGATATAAAAATGGCTAAGTTTTTAATAGCACAATATGGTGGACCTGACGGTGAGCTTGCTGCAGCACTACGCTATCAGACACAGAGATATACAATGCCAACAGGTCAAGCAAAGGGTACATTAACAGACATTGGCACTGAAGAATTCGCTCACCTAGAAATAATTGCCACTATGGTATTTAAATTATTGAAAGGTGTGCCGGTTGAGGAACTTAGAAAAGAAGGTCTTGGTGAGCATTATACAGAACATGATAGAGCATTATTCTATACTGATACAACAGGAATGATTTGGACTGCAGCATATATCCAGGTAAAGGGCGATGTTGTTGCAGACCTTCATGAAGATATGGCAGCCGAAGAAAAGGCAAGAGCAACATATGAACACCTCATTAATCTCACAGATGACCCATGTGTAAAAGATACATTGAGATTTCTAAGAGAAAGGGAAGTCGTACACTTCCAGAGATTCGGTGAAACACTTGATAGAGTAAGAGAATATTTAAAAAGCAAAAAATTTTATTAA
- a CDS encoding spore coat protein CotJB, giving the protein MDGNQVALLKKIMEIDFTCIDLNLYLDTHPEDQKALRDYNYYSEQLRTLKVQYEQLYGPFMSFGNTPDQCNRWRWVDEPWPWEIQY; this is encoded by the coding sequence ATGGATGGTAATCAAGTAGCATTGTTAAAGAAAATCATGGAGATCGATTTTACATGTATAGATTTGAATCTTTATCTTGATACGCATCCTGAGGATCAAAAAGCTTTAAGAGATTATAACTATTACAGTGAACAATTGAGGACATTAAAAGTACAATATGAACAGCTTTATGGTCCATTTATGTCCTTCGGAAATACACCAGATCAATGCAACAGGTGGAGATGGGTAGATGAACCATGGCCTTGGGAAATTCAGTATTAG
- a CDS encoding sugar phosphate isomerase/epimerase → MNVGISTASFYPEYLTEETVPLIGNMGIKTVEVFLESYSEYDEEFCKEMKDVLDKYDIKVNSIHAIGTQFEPQLFSATERQRKDALKMLLKVLKAANILGAKVYVFHGPAVRKETKPNIDFEKIAKNADYIAETAGEYGIKFAWENVYWCWFSYPKFALSLKEVTNSKNIYFTLDIKQAMKSKQDPFEYLKAMGEYIANVHLCDYDNDGNLFLPGRGNFDFRRLYKELERINYRGPVIMEVYRNNYKEYSEMMEGIIFLKEIFDR, encoded by the coding sequence ATGAATGTCGGCATATCAACAGCGAGTTTTTATCCAGAGTACCTTACAGAAGAGACTGTTCCTCTAATAGGGAATATGGGTATTAAAACCGTAGAGGTTTTTTTAGAATCATACAGTGAATATGATGAAGAATTTTGCAAAGAAATGAAAGATGTCCTTGATAAATACGATATTAAAGTTAATTCAATACATGCAATAGGTACACAGTTTGAACCACAGCTTTTTTCTGCGACAGAAAGGCAAAGAAAAGATGCCTTAAAAATGTTATTGAAAGTATTAAAAGCTGCTAATATACTTGGCGCAAAAGTGTATGTATTTCACGGACCAGCGGTCAGAAAAGAGACAAAACCAAATATCGATTTTGAAAAGATTGCTAAAAATGCGGATTATATTGCCGAAACTGCTGGAGAATACGGAATAAAATTTGCGTGGGAAAATGTATATTGGTGCTGGTTTTCATATCCTAAATTCGCTTTATCCTTAAAGGAAGTGACAAACAGCAAAAACATATATTTTACATTAGATATAAAGCAGGCCATGAAGAGCAAGCAAGACCCATTTGAATATTTAAAAGCCATGGGTGAATATATAGCTAATGTACATCTGTGCGACTACGATAACGATGGAAATTTATTTCTTCCGGGAAGAGGCAATTTCGACTTTAGAAGATTGTATAAAGAACTTGAGAGGATTAACTACCGCGGTCCTGTAATAATGGAAGTCTATAGAAACAATTACAAAGAATACAGCGAAATGATGGAAGGAATAATATTTTTAAAAGAGATATTTGATAGATAA
- a CDS encoding DUF362 domain-containing protein translates to MRYRKITEPVVAITSGPDEVTNLHNALNLLPLQNLIEAGNTVVITPNFVKSKPPQSATIVGPYTLRALIRYIKSKNPGRIVIAAGSGGNPTPKVMTDNSYDKIISEEGVEFIDLNYGPYVDLLLNDCLVKSTKVNELYEQMDVLISFTQMKMHEEATVSLGIKNIALGWPPAEIHGFPKKNLGIHNDLHNFIRAMAEKISIDLTILSSQEAMIGTGPAEGKPINANMIIAGTDPVATDTVGARMFGFLPQGVNYLFQCAQKGVGTGELKYVTLKGIPLAQAEMAFSTSAYGYGIALDSSGIKQMVPELTTTSRY, encoded by the coding sequence ATGAGATACAGAAAAATAACTGAACCTGTTGTTGCAATAACGTCTGGGCCCGACGAGGTAACTAACCTACATAATGCATTAAATTTATTACCGTTGCAAAATTTAATAGAAGCAGGAAATACGGTTGTTATTACACCCAATTTCGTTAAGAGTAAACCACCACAAAGTGCGACAATCGTTGGACCTTATACTTTAAGAGCATTGATTAGGTATATAAAATCCAAAAATCCTGGAAGGATAGTTATCGCAGCAGGTTCAGGCGGTAACCCTACTCCAAAGGTTATGACAGACAATAGCTATGACAAAATTATATCTGAAGAAGGCGTTGAATTCATCGATCTAAATTATGGCCCATATGTAGATCTTCTGTTAAATGATTGCCTTGTCAAATCGACAAAGGTAAATGAACTTTATGAGCAGATGGATGTCTTAATCTCTTTCACTCAGATGAAAATGCATGAAGAAGCAACCGTTTCACTGGGTATCAAGAATATTGCATTAGGATGGCCGCCGGCAGAAATACATGGTTTCCCAAAGAAAAACCTTGGGATACATAATGACCTACACAATTTTATAAGAGCAATGGCAGAAAAAATATCAATTGACTTAACTATATTAAGTTCACAAGAGGCTATGATTGGTACAGGTCCTGCTGAAGGTAAACCAATTAATGCTAATATGATTATTGCCGGAACTGATCCTGTCGCAACAGACACCGTAGGTGCAAGGATGTTCGGCTTTTTGCCACAAGGTGTAAACTATCTTTTTCAGTGTGCTCAAAAAGGTGTAGGAACTGGTGAGCTAAAATATGTTACACTTAAAGGTATACCATTGGCACAGGCGGAAATGGCTTTTTCTACATCGGCATACGGATATGGTATTGCACTCGATTCAAGCGGAATCAAACAGATGGTACCCGAATTAACCACTACTTCAAGATACTGA
- the glgP gene encoding alpha-glucan family phosphorylase yields MENKKLPRVAYFCMEYGLNSDFKLYAGGLGILAGDHLKAAKELNLPLVGIGILWKQGYTEQHIGKDGYPYDAYHNYKYDFLKDTGVKVKVKIRNQDVYCKVWLVDCFDNAPLYLLDTDIPENGDRWITGQLYGWFGEERVAQEIVLGIGGVRALRALGIDVDVYHFNEGHAALAALELIREKMENEDMSFKEAWDKTREEVVFTTHTPVIEGNESHSLELLMYMGANNGLTIEQMAQIGGVPFNMTVAGLHLSRIANGVAKLHGKTARKMWKDVDDAAPIISITNGIDRNTWVDKRITDAYNNGEGLLRTHNILKNELIDFVYDRTGVKLDADKLLIGFSRRAAPYKRSDLIFTNDEVIGEYLRSGKIQIVFSGKGHPLDDVGKRIVAKLIEMTKKYPNSVVFLEDYDMTIGKMLTRGSDVWLNNPRRPKEASGTSGMKAAMNGVLNLSILDGWWPEACIDGVNGWQFGDGFESDDVEELDKHDLEALYDVLLNKVVPTYYNDKAKWENMMKESIKTTYDAFSANRMIKEYYDLMYTKKKVNKKLIK; encoded by the coding sequence ATGGAGAATAAGAAATTACCACGTGTTGCATATTTTTGTATGGAATATGGACTTAATTCAGATTTTAAGCTATATGCCGGCGGGCTTGGCATATTAGCAGGTGATCATTTAAAAGCAGCAAAAGAGTTAAATCTTCCACTTGTAGGTATAGGCATACTTTGGAAACAAGGCTATACAGAACAGCATATAGGTAAAGATGGTTATCCATATGATGCATACCACAACTATAAATATGACTTTCTTAAAGACACAGGCGTAAAAGTAAAAGTAAAAATAAGAAATCAGGATGTTTATTGCAAAGTGTGGCTTGTTGATTGTTTTGATAATGCACCACTATACCTGCTTGACACAGATATACCTGAAAATGGTGATAGATGGATTACAGGTCAGCTTTATGGATGGTTTGGAGAGGAAAGGGTTGCACAAGAAATCGTACTAGGAATTGGTGGCGTAAGAGCTTTAAGAGCACTTGGTATAGATGTCGATGTATATCATTTTAATGAAGGGCATGCAGCATTAGCAGCATTGGAACTCATTCGTGAGAAAATGGAAAATGAGGATATGTCTTTTAAAGAGGCATGGGATAAAACACGCGAAGAAGTTGTATTTACTACCCATACACCTGTTATTGAAGGAAATGAATCTCATAGTCTTGAACTACTAATGTACATGGGTGCGAATAATGGCCTTACAATTGAGCAAATGGCACAAATTGGCGGTGTTCCATTTAACATGACAGTTGCAGGATTACACCTTTCCCGTATTGCCAATGGTGTTGCTAAATTGCATGGTAAAACAGCAAGAAAGATGTGGAAGGATGTAGATGACGCTGCGCCAATAATATCTATTACAAATGGCATTGACAGAAATACCTGGGTCGATAAAAGAATAACCGATGCTTATAACAATGGTGAAGGATTGCTCAGAACACACAATATCCTTAAAAATGAACTGATTGATTTCGTATATGACCGCACAGGTGTTAAACTTGACGCAGATAAACTGCTTATAGGCTTTTCAAGAAGGGCTGCACCATATAAGAGAAGTGATTTAATTTTCACAAATGATGAGGTTATAGGAGAATATTTGAGGTCAGGAAAGATTCAGATCGTATTCTCCGGAAAGGGTCACCCACTTGATGATGTAGGTAAAAGGATTGTCGCTAAATTGATCGAAATGACAAAGAAATATCCAAACAGCGTTGTCTTTCTTGAAGATTATGACATGACAATAGGAAAGATGTTAACGCGCGGTTCCGATGTATGGCTAAATAACCCAAGAAGGCCTAAGGAAGCAAGTGGTACATCTGGTATGAAGGCTGCTATGAATGGTGTCCTCAATCTAAGCATTCTCGACGGTTGGTGGCCTGAAGCATGCATTGATGGCGTAAATGGATGGCAGTTTGGAGACGGTTTTGAATCGGATGATGTAGAGGAACTCGATAAACATGATCTAGAAGCATTATACGATGTTCTCTTAAATAAGGTTGTACCAACATACTACAATGACAAAGCAAAATGGGAAAATATGATGAAGGAAAGCATCAAAACAACATATGATGCATTTTCAGCAAATAGAATGATAAAAGAATATTATGATTTGATGTACACAAAAAAGAAAGTTAATAAAAAGTTAATAAAATAA
- the pepT gene encoding peptidase T produces MQSVVDRFLKYVKYETTSNENSATCPSTEGQMVFAKELANELKNIGLSDVFVDENGYVMGTIPSNVEKDLPVIGFISHMDTSPDMSGRDVNPQIIENYDGNDIVLNKEKNIVLSPKDFPELREYIGKTLITTDGTTLLGADDKSGIAEIVTACEYLMEHPEIKHGTIKICFTPDEEIGRGADKFDVKKFGADFAYTIDGGKIGEIEYENFNAAYAKITIHGRNVHPGTAKGKMKNSVLIGVELSSMLPLEETPEQTEGYEGFYHINNFDGDVEETHLYYIIRDFDKVNFENRKNYMKNIVESLNRKYGSGTVELDLKDQYYNMREIIEKNMNIVDIALKAIEEACIKPDVSPIRGGTDGARLSYMGLPTPNIFTGGHNYHGKYEYIPTFAMEKAVEVILNIVKLVQA; encoded by the coding sequence TTGCAAAGCGTTGTAGATAGGTTTTTAAAGTATGTAAAATATGAAACAACTTCAAATGAAAATTCAGCAACATGTCCCAGTACAGAAGGGCAGATGGTCTTTGCTAAAGAATTAGCTAATGAATTAAAAAACATAGGACTTTCTGATGTATTTGTTGATGAAAATGGATATGTAATGGGAACAATTCCTTCAAATGTAGAAAAAGATCTTCCTGTAATAGGTTTTATATCACATATGGATACAAGTCCAGATATGTCAGGGAGAGATGTAAATCCGCAAATAATCGAAAATTATGATGGTAATGACATAGTATTAAATAAAGAAAAAAACATTGTATTATCACCTAAGGATTTTCCAGAACTTAGAGAATACATAGGGAAAACATTGATAACAACTGATGGGACAACATTGCTCGGTGCTGATGATAAATCAGGTATAGCTGAGATAGTAACAGCTTGTGAATATCTAATGGAACATCCAGAAATAAAGCATGGCACTATAAAAATATGTTTTACACCTGATGAAGAAATTGGCCGTGGTGCAGATAAATTTGATGTTAAAAAATTTGGCGCAGACTTTGCTTACACTATTGATGGTGGTAAAATAGGCGAAATTGAGTATGAAAATTTCAATGCAGCTTATGCAAAAATAACAATACATGGGCGTAATGTACATCCGGGAACAGCTAAAGGTAAAATGAAAAATTCTGTTTTAATCGGTGTAGAACTTTCTTCAATGCTTCCACTTGAAGAAACGCCAGAACAAACAGAAGGATATGAGGGATTTTATCATATCAACAATTTTGATGGTGATGTAGAAGAAACACATTTATATTACATTATAAGAGATTTCGACAAAGTTAACTTTGAAAATCGTAAAAATTATATGAAAAATATAGTTGAAAGCCTTAATAGAAAATATGGCAGTGGTACAGTTGAACTTGATCTAAAAGACCAATATTACAACATGCGTGAAATCATCGAGAAAAATATGAACATAGTTGACATTGCATTAAAAGCAATAGAAGAGGCATGTATAAAGCCCGATGTATCACCTATAAGGGGTGGAACAGATGGCGCAAGGCTATCATATATGGGGCTTCCTACACCAAATATTTTTACCGGCGGTCACAATTATCACGGAAAATATGAATATATACCGACATTTGCTATGGAAAAAGCCGTTGAGGTTATATTAAATATTGTAAAACTTGTTCAAGCATAG
- a CDS encoding YbaK/EbsC family protein, with translation MSVEAVKRFFEENNIDADVKVLGDTSTVEKAANEIGVTPGEIAKSMLFKLKDRYVMVISAGDKKIDNRKFKDTFHCKAKMATPEEVLEITGHPVGGVCPYGLKTDIDIYYDISLKNYELVYPAAGDVNAAVAVNVDDMDKIVKGEWVDVCQKN, from the coding sequence ATGTCCGTAGAGGCAGTTAAAAGATTTTTTGAAGAAAATAATATAGATGCTGATGTAAAAGTACTTGGAGATACAAGTACTGTTGAAAAAGCTGCAAATGAGATTGGCGTGACACCCGGAGAAATTGCAAAATCGATGCTTTTTAAATTAAAAGACAGGTATGTCATGGTTATATCGGCGGGCGATAAGAAAATAGATAATCGAAAATTCAAAGATACTTTTCATTGTAAGGCAAAGATGGCGACACCTGAAGAAGTTCTTGAAATAACAGGACATCCTGTTGGTGGTGTTTGCCCATATGGATTAAAGACGGATATCGATATTTATTATGATATATCATTAAAAAATTATGAACTCGTATACCCGGCAGCTGGTGATGTAAATGCTGCCGTAGCTGTAAATGTCGATGATATGGATAAAATAGTTAAAGGTGAATGGGTTGATGTATGTCAAAAAAATTGA
- a CDS encoding glucose-6-phosphate isomerase, producing the protein MANVLNFDYSNALNYVNEHEISYLEKQAQLSLDMVLNKTAQGSDFLGWVDLPRDYDKDEFSRIKKAAEKIKSDSDALVVIGIGGSYLGARAAIEMLTHSFYNVLPQAVRKAPEIYFAGNSISSTYLQDLLEVLEGKDVSINVISKSGTTTEPGIAFRIFRDLLEKKYGKDEAKSRIYVTTDKAKGALKKLADEEGYETFVIPDDVGGRYSVLTAVGLLPIAAAGINIDDMMQGAYDASLVYKKSDMKENLSMQYAILRNALYRKGKSIEILVNYEPRLHYFSEWWKQLYGESEGKDHKGIYPASVDFTTDLHSMGQFIQDGSRIMFETVLNVEKPLKEITINEDKDNVDGLNFLAGQTIDFVNKKAFQGTVIAHNDGGVPNLIVNLPEISAYNFGYLVYFFEMACGISGYLNGVNPFDQPGVEAYKKNMFALLGKPGYEKEKDALEKRLQK; encoded by the coding sequence ATGGCAAATGTATTAAATTTCGATTATTCCAATGCATTAAATTATGTAAATGAGCATGAAATATCATATCTTGAAAAACAAGCACAACTATCACTTGATATGGTGCTTAATAAGACCGCTCAGGGAAGCGATTTCCTTGGTTGGGTTGACTTACCCCGCGATTACGACAAAGATGAATTTTCTCGAATAAAAAAGGCTGCAGAAAAGATAAAATCTGATTCGGATGCACTTGTTGTAATCGGAATAGGCGGCTCATACCTCGGTGCAAGAGCTGCTATAGAGATGTTGACACATTCATTTTACAATGTCTTACCACAGGCGGTTAGGAAAGCTCCAGAAATATATTTTGCCGGAAACAGCATAAGCTCAACATATCTTCAGGATTTGCTTGAAGTTCTTGAGGGGAAAGATGTGTCAATAAATGTTATTTCAAAATCCGGTACTACAACTGAACCAGGTATAGCATTTCGCATATTTAGAGATTTGCTTGAGAAAAAATATGGTAAAGATGAGGCAAAATCAAGAATATATGTGACAACGGATAAAGCAAAGGGAGCGCTCAAAAAACTTGCAGACGAAGAGGGCTATGAGACATTCGTGATTCCTGACGATGTAGGTGGAAGATATTCAGTTCTTACGGCTGTAGGACTTCTTCCAATAGCAGCTGCAGGAATAAATATCGATGATATGATGCAGGGTGCATATGATGCATCATTAGTTTACAAAAAATCAGATATGAAAGAAAATTTAAGTATGCAGTATGCAATATTAAGAAACGCTTTATACAGAAAGGGAAAATCAATTGAAATTTTAGTTAATTATGAACCAAGGCTTCATTATTTCTCTGAATGGTGGAAACAATTATATGGTGAGAGTGAAGGCAAAGACCATAAGGGGATATATCCTGCATCAGTAGATTTTACTACAGACCTTCATTCAATGGGTCAGTTCATCCAAGATGGTAGTAGAATCATGTTTGAGACCGTCTTGAATGTTGAGAAACCTTTAAAAGAAATAACAATAAACGAAGATAAAGACAATGTAGATGGACTTAACTTCCTTGCAGGACAGACGATAGATTTTGTAAATAAAAAGGCTTTTCAGGGAACCGTTATTGCACATAATGATGGTGGTGTTCCAAATCTTATAGTAAATTTACCGGAGATATCCGCATATAATTTTGGCTATCTTGTTTACTTCTTTGAGATGGCATGTGGAATAAGTGGTTATTTAAACGGCGTAAATCCGTTTGATCAACCAGGTGTTGAAGCATACAAGAAAAATATGTTTGCACTATTAGGAAAGCCTGGCTATGAAAAAGAAAAAGACGCACTTGAAAAAAGACTTCAAAAGTAA
- a CDS encoding 4'-phosphopantetheinyl transferase superfamily protein, which translates to MIEIYGVQLKNYISKEDFDRLLGFVSEEKKERIRRFRKYDDAERSLIADILLRVVICKKIGLKNDELSFYKNEYGKPLLKNMENIYFSISHSYDWVVVAVNEFSIGIDIEKIKPINLNIAKRFFTDDEYNFIMDVDVQKRLEYFFKLWTLKESYVKLEGKGLYTSLKSFSIIINDYNINIKTDNELKNCFFREYNIDAGYKLAVCSLNNDFPDNIIIKGYNDLLEIKDL; encoded by the coding sequence ATGATTGAAATATATGGTGTACAACTTAAAAATTACATAAGCAAAGAAGATTTTGACAGGCTATTAGGATTTGTATCAGAAGAAAAGAAAGAACGCATTAGAAGGTTTAGAAAATATGATGATGCTGAAAGGTCATTAATTGCCGATATATTATTGCGCGTAGTAATTTGTAAAAAAATCGGGCTTAAAAACGATGAATTAAGTTTTTATAAAAATGAATATGGTAAGCCTTTATTGAAAAATATGGAGAACATTTATTTCAGCATTTCACATTCATATGACTGGGTTGTTGTTGCAGTAAATGAATTTTCTATAGGTATTGACATTGAAAAGATAAAGCCGATTAATTTAAATATTGCAAAACGTTTTTTTACTGATGATGAGTATAATTTTATAATGGATGTTGATGTTCAAAAAAGGTTAGAATACTTTTTTAAATTATGGACATTGAAGGAAAGTTATGTTAAGTTGGAAGGCAAAGGACTTTATACATCACTTAAATCTTTCTCAATAATTATAAATGATTATAACATAAATATTAAGACAGATAATGAATTAAAGAATTGCTTTTTTAGAGAATATAATATTGATGCTGGCTATAAATTGGCAGTCTGCTCTTTAAACAATGATTTTCCAGATAATATTATTATTAAAGGTTATAATGACTTATTAGAAATTAAGGATCTATAA
- a CDS encoding HD domain-containing protein, whose protein sequence is MSKLKYIMDMKEYFGKDLKRINHALKVLNFADRIMDGENISDDKLKKIVTITAILHDIGIKNAEKKYNSSSGKFQEIEGPAVAREIMKNNNEDDDTIERVCYIIGGHHTASKNNGLDFQIIWESDFLVNIEEDELYKNLENVKNIIEKNFKTKTGKRIATDIFFS, encoded by the coding sequence ATGTCAAAATTAAAATATATCATGGATATGAAGGAGTACTTTGGAAAAGATTTAAAGCGCATAAACCATGCATTAAAGGTATTGAATTTTGCCGATAGAATAATGGATGGAGAAAATATATCTGATGATAAATTAAAGAAGATAGTGACAATAACAGCAATCTTGCACGATATAGGGATAAAAAATGCTGAAAAGAAATACAATTCTTCATCAGGGAAATTTCAGGAGATAGAAGGACCGGCTGTTGCAAGAGAGATAATGAAAAATAACAATGAAGATGATGATACAATTGAAAGGGTTTGCTACATTATAGGAGGGCATCACACGGCATCAAAAAATAATGGGCTTGATTTTCAAATAATATGGGAATCAGACTTTCTTGTAAATATAGAAGAAGATGAGCTATATAAAAATTTAGAAAATGTGAAGAATATCATAGAAAAGAACTTTAAGACAAAAACAGGTAAAAGAATAGCAACTGACATATTCTTTAGTTAA
- a CDS encoding spore coat associated protein CotJA, with translation MYEYNNPYIESYDMSQKGLAEAYIPIQKYVSAYPPEQGLMRGTIFPELDKPYVEEKMRRY, from the coding sequence ATGTATGAGTATAATAATCCGTATATAGAATCATATGATATGAGCCAGAAAGGTTTAGCTGAAGCATATATACCAATACAAAAATATGTATCTGCATACCCTCCAGAGCAAGGGCTAATGAGAGGCACTATTTTCCCAGAGCTTGATAAACCATATGTAGAAGAGAAAATGAGGAGGTATTGA